In a single window of the Actinomycetota bacterium genome:
- a CDS encoding ribonuclease J, translated as MADPVRIAFLGGLGEIGRNCMVIEQEDRLLLIDCGLMFPDADMHGIDLVLPDFTWLRENARRVEACVATHGHEDHVGGLHFLLRELEFPIYGSAVTLGLARSRIEEAGLLGRTRLVTVKDGERLRIGPFDVEFIPVTHSVPHAMAVALHTPQGVILHSGDFKIDLTPVDGRRTDLARLGSLASDGGVRLLLADSTNAEERGHSPTESSIGAVLRQLFADHAGRRIITASFASHIHRIQQIADAAVASGRKVATLGLSVKKNVRMARELGVFSIADSSLIDIEQIDDHAPGEVCVISTGSQGEPMSALALLARGDNRWLKVGEHDTVILSSHAIPGNEMNVSRVIDGLLKAGAEVVHSGVADVHASGHAQADELKTYLSIVQPEWFVPIHGEYRHMVANAKLGQLMGVDRRKILLCEDGDVLELNDEGLTPTGRVPAGYLYVDGIVGDVGQGVLRDRRVLAEEGVVVVVVSVDVEAGKVLTGPEIITRGWVYAPEAEDLLDEACEAVSAAVEKALREGVRDPEGLERDVRRAAGKFVNERTKRRPMIVPVVMEA; from the coding sequence GTGGCTGATCCCGTCCGCATCGCGTTCCTCGGCGGCCTCGGCGAGATCGGCCGCAACTGCATGGTGATCGAGCAGGAGGACCGCCTGCTGCTCATCGACTGCGGGCTGATGTTCCCCGACGCCGACATGCACGGCATCGATCTCGTTCTGCCCGACTTCACCTGGCTGCGCGAGAACGCGCGACGGGTCGAGGCCTGCGTCGCCACCCACGGTCACGAAGACCACGTGGGCGGGCTCCACTTCCTGCTGCGCGAGCTCGAGTTCCCCATCTACGGCTCCGCGGTCACCCTCGGTCTCGCCCGGAGCCGCATCGAGGAGGCGGGCCTGCTCGGGCGTACCCGGCTGGTGACGGTCAAGGACGGAGAGCGCCTTCGGATCGGTCCCTTCGACGTCGAGTTCATCCCCGTCACGCACTCCGTCCCGCACGCGATGGCGGTGGCGTTGCACACCCCGCAAGGGGTGATCCTGCACTCGGGCGACTTCAAGATCGACCTCACCCCGGTAGACGGCCGGCGCACCGACCTCGCCCGGCTGGGTTCGCTCGCGTCCGACGGCGGTGTCCGCCTGCTGCTCGCCGACTCGACCAACGCCGAGGAGCGCGGGCACTCGCCGACGGAGAGCTCGATCGGCGCGGTGCTGCGCCAGCTCTTCGCCGACCACGCCGGCCGGCGCATCATCACCGCCAGCTTCGCCAGCCACATCCACCGCATCCAGCAGATCGCCGACGCCGCGGTCGCGTCAGGGCGCAAGGTGGCCACGCTCGGGCTGAGCGTGAAGAAGAACGTACGCATGGCTCGTGAGCTCGGGGTGTTCTCCATCGCCGACTCGTCGCTGATCGACATCGAACAGATCGACGACCACGCGCCCGGCGAGGTGTGCGTCATCTCCACCGGCAGCCAGGGCGAGCCGATGTCGGCCCTCGCCCTGCTCGCCCGCGGCGACAATCGCTGGCTGAAGGTCGGCGAGCACGACACGGTGATCCTCTCCAGCCACGCCATTCCGGGCAACGAGATGAACGTCAGCCGGGTGATCGACGGGCTGCTGAAGGCAGGGGCCGAGGTGGTCCACTCCGGTGTCGCCGACGTGCACGCGAGCGGTCACGCCCAGGCCGACGAGTTGAAGACCTACCTGTCGATCGTACAGCCGGAGTGGTTCGTGCCGATCCACGGCGAGTACCGCCACATGGTCGCGAACGCGAAGCTCGGACAGCTGATGGGTGTCGACCGGCGCAAGATCCTGCTGTGCGAGGACGGCGACGTGCTCGAGCTGAACGACGAGGGATTGACGCCGACGGGGCGGGTCCCGGCCGGCTACCTGTACGTCGACGGCATCGTCGGCGACGTGGGCCAGGGCGTGCTGCGTGACCGCCGGGTGCTCGCCGAAGAAGGCGTCGTCGTGGTCGTCGTGTCGGTCGACGTCGAGGCCGGCAAGGTGCTCACCGGCCCGGAGATCATCACCCGCGGCTGGGTGTACGCGCCGGAGGCGGAAGATCTGCTCGACGAGGCGTGCGAGGCGGTGTCGGCAGCGGTCGAAAAGGCGCTGCGTGAGGGTGTGCGTGACCCGGAGGGGTTGGAGCGCGACGTGCGCCGGGCCGCGGGCAAGTTCGTCAACGAGCGCACGAAACGCCGCCCGATGATCGTGCCCGTGGTGATGGAGGCCTGA
- the dapA gene encoding 4-hydroxy-tetrahydrodipicolinate synthase, producing MPRFGQVLTAMVTPFDATGALDLDAARDVARYLQDNGNDGLVVAGTTGEAPVLTDDERLSLVAAVAEAVTIPVIAGTATNDTAHSVHLTAQAAALGAAGVLVVCPYYNRPSQAGIAGHIRAVAGATTLPVVVYDIPVRTGRKVNTATLLELAHDVPNMLGLKDAAGNPGETARIVAAAPAGFEVLSGDDAMTLPLLAVGAVGVIGVATHWTGREHQRLFERWQAGDTAGARALNAQLLPSFAYETGDEAPNPIPTKVMMNLLDLKVGECRLPMGPPPPGLADRAREVLDGLEQARRG from the coding sequence ATGCCGCGGTTCGGGCAGGTGCTGACGGCGATGGTCACCCCGTTCGACGCCACGGGAGCGCTCGACCTCGACGCCGCCCGCGACGTCGCGCGCTACCTGCAGGACAACGGCAACGACGGCCTCGTCGTCGCCGGCACCACCGGCGAGGCGCCGGTGCTCACCGACGACGAGCGCCTGTCTCTCGTCGCCGCGGTCGCGGAGGCGGTGACGATCCCGGTGATCGCCGGCACCGCCACCAACGACACCGCCCACAGCGTGCACCTCACCGCGCAGGCGGCCGCGCTCGGCGCCGCCGGGGTGCTGGTGGTGTGCCCCTACTACAACCGCCCGTCCCAGGCCGGCATCGCCGGGCACATCCGCGCAGTGGCCGGCGCGACGACCCTGCCGGTCGTCGTGTACGACATCCCGGTGCGCACCGGTCGCAAGGTGAACACCGCCACGCTGCTCGAGCTCGCGCACGACGTGCCGAACATGCTCGGGCTGAAGGACGCGGCGGGCAACCCGGGCGAGACCGCGCGGATCGTCGCGGCGGCACCGGCTGGCTTCGAGGTCTTGAGCGGCGACGACGCGATGACCCTGCCCCTCCTCGCGGTCGGCGCGGTGGGGGTGATCGGCGTGGCCACCCACTGGACAGGGCGTGAGCACCAGCGCCTGTTCGAACGCTGGCAAGCTGGTGACACCGCCGGCGCACGCGCGCTCAACGCCCAGCTCCTGCCGAGCTTCGCCTACGAGACCGGCGACGAAGCCCCGAACCCGATCCCGACGAAGGTGATGATGAACCTGCTCGATCTGAAGGTCGGCGAGTGCCGCTTGCCGATGGGCCCGCCGCCACCAGGCCTGGCGGACCGTGCCCGCGAGGTGCTCGACGGTCTGGAGCAGGCTCGACGTGGCTGA
- a CDS encoding MarR family transcriptional regulator, translated as MPTNSDPRFMTHHALRIKGFAKVEVVAELADLDVTEVHQHLRDLEAEELAVFREARALWQLSPAGREAHHEALAVDLASVDVAALGAPYREFLTVNDAFKTLCGDWQLRDGGPNDHGDRDYDRAVVERLVDLNDGAVRVVGAMAGVLGRLSPYVTRLDRTCLRIVEGENNMFTGVMCGSYHDVWMELHEDLILSQGIDRAAEGSY; from the coding sequence ATGCCGACGAACTCCGATCCTCGCTTCATGACGCACCATGCGTTGCGCATCAAGGGGTTCGCGAAGGTCGAGGTCGTCGCCGAGCTCGCCGACCTCGACGTGACCGAGGTCCACCAGCACCTGCGTGACCTCGAGGCCGAAGAGCTCGCCGTCTTCCGTGAGGCCCGTGCGCTGTGGCAGCTAAGCCCGGCAGGGCGCGAGGCCCACCACGAGGCCCTCGCCGTCGACCTCGCCTCGGTCGACGTGGCCGCGCTCGGGGCGCCTTACCGCGAGTTCCTGACGGTCAACGATGCGTTCAAGACGCTCTGTGGCGACTGGCAGCTCCGCGACGGGGGCCCGAACGACCACGGCGACCGCGACTACGACCGCGCGGTCGTCGAGCGCCTCGTCGACCTGAACGACGGGGCCGTGCGCGTGGTCGGGGCGATGGCAGGCGTGCTCGGGCGGTTGTCGCCGTACGTCACCCGCCTGGACCGCACCTGCCTGCGCATAGTCGAAGGTGAGAACAACATGTTCACCGGTGTGATGTGCGGCTCGTACCACGACGTGTGGATGGAACTGCACGAGGACCTGATCCTTTCCCAAGGGATCGATCGGGCTGCCGAGGGGTCGTACTGA
- a CDS encoding D-alanine--D-alanine ligase, with protein sequence MPGEAGSTARTRLVVLFGGQSAEHDVSCMTAFHVMRACDPQRYELVPVGIDRDGGWHLAHHAVAALEGSGADARSLPATVEATGEAVTPAHALSGASTDVAPLPSTTVVLPLLHGPMGEDGTVQGLLELAGVPYVGSGVLGSALGMDKAMAKDVLARHGVPQARWVALHEHDASPASLEAAAATLGMPVFVKPANMGSSVGVSKARTVDELDSAVKDAFAYDEWVVIEEAITGREIEVAVLGDLRPRASVPGEIVPGNEFYDYEDKYVDDGAELLVPAPLSPDEAAKVQALALEVFALLRCDGLARVDFFYEEGGRGFLCNEVNTMPGFTPISMYPKLWQASGMSYPALIDELVRLALERHARKRRTTSR encoded by the coding sequence ATGCCGGGAGAGGCGGGCAGCACCGCACGCACACGCCTGGTGGTGCTGTTCGGCGGACAGTCCGCCGAACACGACGTGAGCTGCATGACCGCCTTCCACGTGATGCGCGCCTGCGATCCGCAGCGTTACGAGCTCGTCCCCGTGGGCATCGACCGCGACGGCGGCTGGCACCTCGCGCATCACGCCGTCGCCGCGCTGGAAGGCTCCGGCGCCGATGCACGCTCCCTGCCCGCCACGGTCGAGGCCACCGGCGAGGCCGTGACCCCGGCCCACGCGCTGTCCGGCGCGTCCACGGACGTCGCCCCGCTGCCGTCGACCACCGTCGTGTTGCCGTTGCTCCACGGCCCGATGGGCGAGGACGGCACGGTGCAGGGCCTGCTGGAGCTGGCAGGGGTGCCGTACGTCGGCAGCGGTGTGCTCGGGTCCGCGCTCGGCATGGACAAGGCGATGGCGAAGGACGTGCTCGCCCGACACGGGGTGCCCCAGGCGCGCTGGGTGGCACTGCACGAGCACGACGCCTCCCCGGCGTCGCTCGAGGCCGCCGCGGCGACGCTCGGCATGCCCGTGTTCGTGAAGCCGGCGAACATGGGCTCCTCGGTCGGCGTGTCGAAGGCGCGCACCGTCGACGAGCTCGACTCCGCGGTGAAGGACGCGTTCGCCTACGACGAGTGGGTTGTAATCGAAGAAGCGATCACCGGTCGCGAGATAGAGGTGGCCGTACTCGGCGATCTCCGACCGAGGGCTTCCGTACCCGGTGAGATCGTGCCGGGCAACGAGTTCTACGACTACGAGGACAAGTACGTCGACGACGGTGCCGAGCTGCTCGTGCCCGCGCCGCTGTCGCCCGACGAAGCGGCGAAGGTGCAGGCACTCGCGCTCGAAGTCTTCGCCCTGCTGCGCTGCGACGGGCTCGCCCGCGTCGATTTCTTCTACGAAGAAGGTGGCCGCGGGTTCCTGTGCAACGAGGTCAACACGATGCCGGGGTTCACCCCGATCTCGATGTACCCCAAGCTGTGGCAGGCGTCCGGGATGAGCTACCCCGCCCTGATCGACGAGCTCGTGCGCCTCGCGCTGGAGCGCCACGCCCGCAAGCGGCGCACCACGAGCCGCTGA
- a CDS encoding TetR/AcrR family transcriptional regulator, whose product MPTTLEPSPSTRERILRAATDLYGTRGFDAVSLDVIAAEVGVRKQTLLYWFPSRDELVQSVLAETAAELVVVVEAAIRAAPDDPLARVEAVVRAVFRPAVRRPALLGLVREVSRLPAPLADGLTRELAPLVERAVTWLRAEMEAGRVRRGDPGLVVALAYATVTGIATEPEALRVVGWQPDATGLRHLRAELLAFLRAALAP is encoded by the coding sequence ATGCCCACCACCCTCGAACCGAGCCCGAGCACGCGCGAGCGCATCCTGCGGGCGGCCACCGACCTCTACGGCACGCGCGGCTTCGACGCGGTCAGCCTCGACGTGATCGCCGCCGAGGTGGGGGTGCGCAAGCAGACGCTGCTCTACTGGTTCCCGTCGCGCGACGAGCTGGTGCAGTCGGTGCTGGCGGAGACCGCGGCCGAGCTGGTCGTGGTCGTCGAGGCCGCGATCCGCGCCGCCCCCGACGATCCGCTCGCCCGCGTGGAGGCGGTGGTGCGGGCGGTGTTCCGCCCCGCGGTGCGCCGCCCGGCGCTGCTCGGCCTGGTGCGGGAGGTCAGCCGGCTGCCGGCGCCGCTCGCCGACGGGCTGACGCGCGAGCTGGCCCCACTCGTCGAGCGGGCCGTGACGTGGCTGCGCGCCGAGATGGAAGCCGGACGCGTGCGCCGCGGCGATCCCGGCCTCGTCGTGGCCCTGGCCTACGCGACGGTCACCGGCATCGCCACCGAGCCCGAAGCCCTGCGGGTGGTCGGCTGGCAACCCGACGCCACGGGCCTTCGCCACCTGCGCGCCGAGCTGCTCGCGTTCTTGCGCGCCGCCCTGGCCCCGTGA
- a CDS encoding HAD-IB family phosphatase, translating into MIAEALAGKRIAVTGSTGFVGTALVERLLRGVPGCELVLLVRAGKRTTAADRVKREILKNNAFDRLRESHAGGDESFEEMCARRIRTITGDVGTDGLGLSVEDRAVLAECDLVIHSAATVSFDSPLDGAVEVNLLGPVRIAELLNELGPHADGSFPHMVSVSTCYVAGNRRGNAPEELVSEGPFDLGLRWRVEVAAARRLRGDAEAESRTPVELQRFRAEARAELGAAGAPALAAKTEQLRERWVKDRLVEAGRSRAASVGWPDAYAFTKALGEQALVESKGSVPVSIVRPSIIESSLAEPFPGWIRGFRMAEPVIISYARGLLKEFPGVPEGTVDVIPVDLVVAAIIAVAALGPERAPRITQAASGSLNPLKYRTLVDNVHDWFTEHPLYDSDGQPIVVPDWQFPGRGRVQNQLQRAQKSIARAERALQTLPLRGKQASLSATLEDKRGEIERALEYVELYGLYTECEAIYQVDNLMSVWNELDAADREAFCLDPRAVHWPTYITTVHLPSIVQHARVKTTPGKHRVDRADRLRRQVLDAKRHVAAFDLENTLIASNVVESYSFLATRRLNGPERVRYVLRTLREAPGLLAMDRKDRGDFLRYFYRRYEDAPVEQIETDAAELLARLVMTKSFPAGLRRVREHRALGHRTILITGALDFAVAGLRPLFDEIISAEMTVRPDGTYSGELAQVPPTGETRAQILADYCAAEGMLLEESIAYADSTSDLPLLEAVGFPVAVNPETRLAAIARKRGWLVEHWSKASGGPRPLLPIGPMLSEGERSRFTASRFTGRGSR; encoded by the coding sequence ATGATCGCCGAGGCCCTCGCCGGTAAGCGCATCGCCGTCACGGGCTCCACAGGCTTCGTCGGCACTGCACTCGTCGAGCGCCTGCTGCGCGGCGTGCCCGGCTGCGAGCTGGTGCTGCTGGTGCGCGCCGGCAAGCGCACCACGGCGGCCGATCGGGTCAAGCGCGAGATCCTGAAGAACAACGCGTTCGACCGCCTGCGCGAGAGCCACGCCGGTGGCGACGAGTCGTTCGAGGAGATGTGCGCCCGGCGCATCCGCACGATCACCGGCGACGTCGGCACCGACGGTCTCGGGCTCTCCGTTGAGGACCGCGCAGTGCTCGCCGAGTGCGATCTCGTCATCCACTCCGCGGCCACCGTCTCGTTCGACTCCCCGCTCGACGGGGCGGTCGAGGTGAACCTGCTCGGGCCGGTGCGCATCGCCGAGCTGCTGAACGAGCTCGGCCCCCACGCCGACGGCTCGTTCCCCCACATGGTGTCGGTGAGCACCTGCTACGTCGCCGGCAACCGGCGCGGCAACGCGCCGGAGGAGCTGGTCAGCGAGGGACCGTTCGACCTCGGGCTGCGCTGGCGCGTCGAGGTCGCCGCCGCGCGCCGCCTGCGCGGCGACGCCGAGGCAGAGAGCCGCACGCCGGTCGAGCTGCAGCGCTTCCGCGCCGAAGCCCGCGCCGAGCTCGGCGCCGCCGGAGCGCCTGCGCTCGCCGCGAAGACCGAGCAGCTCCGTGAGCGCTGGGTGAAGGACCGCCTAGTTGAGGCCGGGCGCTCACGGGCGGCGAGCGTGGGCTGGCCCGATGCCTACGCGTTCACGAAGGCCCTCGGCGAGCAGGCGCTCGTCGAGTCGAAGGGCTCGGTGCCTGTCAGCATCGTGCGGCCCTCGATCATCGAGTCGTCCCTGGCCGAGCCGTTCCCCGGTTGGATCCGCGGCTTCCGCATGGCCGAGCCGGTGATCATCTCCTACGCCCGCGGGCTGCTGAAGGAGTTCCCCGGGGTGCCAGAAGGCACCGTCGACGTCATCCCCGTCGACCTCGTCGTCGCCGCGATCATCGCCGTCGCCGCGCTGGGGCCCGAGCGCGCGCCGCGCATCACCCAGGCGGCGTCCGGCTCGCTCAACCCGCTCAAGTACCGCACCCTCGTCGACAACGTCCACGACTGGTTCACCGAGCACCCCTTGTACGACTCGGATGGCCAGCCCATCGTCGTGCCGGACTGGCAGTTCCCCGGGCGGGGGCGGGTCCAGAACCAGCTCCAGCGGGCACAGAAGTCGATCGCTCGCGCGGAGCGCGCGCTGCAGACGCTGCCGCTGCGCGGCAAGCAGGCGTCGCTCTCGGCGACGCTCGAGGACAAGCGCGGCGAGATCGAACGCGCCCTCGAGTACGTCGAGCTGTACGGCTTGTACACCGAGTGCGAGGCGATCTACCAGGTCGACAACCTGATGTCGGTCTGGAACGAGCTCGACGCGGCGGACCGTGAGGCGTTCTGCCTGGATCCCCGTGCCGTCCATTGGCCGACCTACATCACCACCGTCCACCTGCCCTCGATCGTGCAGCACGCGCGGGTCAAGACCACGCCGGGCAAGCACCGCGTCGACCGGGCCGACCGGTTGCGCCGCCAGGTGCTCGATGCGAAGCGCCACGTCGCCGCGTTCGACCTGGAGAACACGCTCATCGCCTCGAACGTCGTCGAGAGCTACTCGTTCCTCGCGACGCGGCGGCTGAACGGGCCAGAGCGCGTGCGCTACGTGCTGCGCACGCTGCGCGAGGCACCGGGCCTGCTGGCAATGGACCGCAAGGACCGCGGCGACTTCCTGCGCTACTTCTACCGCCGCTACGAGGACGCGCCGGTGGAGCAGATCGAGACGGACGCGGCCGAGCTCCTCGCCAGGCTGGTGATGACGAAGAGCTTCCCGGCCGGGTTGCGCCGGGTCCGCGAGCACCGCGCCCTCGGGCACCGCACGATCCTCATCACGGGGGCCCTCGACTTCGCGGTGGCGGGGTTGCGTCCGCTCTTCGACGAGATCATCTCCGCCGAGATGACGGTGAGGCCCGACGGCACCTATTCCGGAGAGCTGGCTCAGGTACCGCCGACGGGCGAGACCCGAGCCCAGATCCTCGCCGACTACTGCGCCGCCGAGGGGATGCTCCTCGAGGAGTCGATCGCCTACGCCGACAGCACCTCTGACCTGCCCCTGCTCGAGGCCGTCGGCTTCCCTGTGGCGGTGAACCCCGAGACCCGCCTGGCGGCGATCGCGCGAAAGCGCGGCTGGCTGGTGGAGCACTGGTCGAAGGCATCCGGCGGGCCGCGGCCGCTGCTGCCGATCGGGCCGATGTTGAGCGAGGGTGAGCGGAGTCGCTTCACCGCGTCGCGGTTCACCGGTCGGGGCTCTCGATGA
- a CDS encoding zinc-binding dehydrogenase, with amino-acid sequence MRALRVSRRPAKFALARLVSPLSPATAARVGPLQLVDIAPPALPGDGWHRVRPRLTGICGSDLSTVEGHASTYFDDWISFPFVPGHEVVGDADDGRRVVIEPVLGHEARGAEPPFPGAAPGDGDDYAHLVTGPLEPGIQIGFCSSTSGGWADELVAHDSQLHDVPDDMPDEQALLVEPAAGGIHAALSTWAQVAAAAQRGEQPVVAVLGAGTMGLCAVAGLRRYVPGARIVVGARYPHQQALARSLGADQVVAPGELTRAVRREVGCHVVGDYLSSGAHAAIDAVGTADSIAVCLRLTRPRGRVVLMGMPAEVTVDLTGLWHRETQLVGAYTYGTETMPDGGRRRTFELAIDTAAACRLERLCSATYPIDDFEDAIAHAAAAGRRGAVKVAFDLRQNVRRK; translated from the coding sequence ATGAGGGCGCTGCGCGTATCCCGCCGGCCGGCCAAGTTCGCGCTCGCCCGCCTCGTCAGCCCGCTCAGCCCGGCGACCGCGGCACGCGTCGGACCGCTGCAGCTGGTCGACATCGCGCCACCGGCGCTGCCCGGCGACGGATGGCACCGGGTGCGTCCCCGCCTGACCGGCATCTGCGGCAGCGACCTGTCGACGGTCGAGGGGCACGCGTCGACCTACTTCGACGACTGGATCTCGTTCCCCTTCGTGCCGGGGCACGAGGTGGTCGGCGACGCTGACGACGGTCGCCGGGTGGTGATCGAGCCGGTGCTCGGCCACGAGGCACGCGGTGCCGAGCCGCCGTTCCCCGGAGCGGCCCCTGGTGACGGCGACGACTACGCGCACCTCGTCACCGGCCCGCTGGAGCCGGGGATCCAGATCGGCTTCTGCAGCTCCACGAGCGGCGGCTGGGCGGACGAGCTCGTCGCCCACGACAGCCAGCTGCACGACGTGCCCGACGACATGCCCGACGAGCAGGCACTGCTCGTCGAGCCGGCCGCGGGTGGGATCCACGCCGCCCTGTCCACCTGGGCGCAGGTCGCCGCGGCGGCGCAACGTGGCGAGCAGCCCGTCGTCGCGGTGCTCGGCGCAGGCACGATGGGTCTCTGCGCGGTCGCCGGGCTGCGCCGCTACGTGCCCGGCGCGAGGATCGTCGTCGGCGCCCGCTACCCCCACCAGCAGGCACTGGCCCGCAGCCTCGGCGCCGACCAGGTGGTCGCCCCCGGCGAGCTCACCCGCGCCGTGCGCCGAGAGGTGGGCTGCCACGTCGTCGGCGACTACTTGTCGAGCGGCGCGCACGCGGCGATCGACGCCGTCGGCACCGCCGACTCGATCGCCGTCTGCTTGCGCCTCACCCGGCCGCGGGGCCGGGTGGTGCTGATGGGGATGCCGGCCGAGGTCACCGTCGACCTGACCGGCCTCTGGCACCGCGAGACCCAGCTCGTCGGCGCGTACACCTACGGCACCGAGACGATGCCCGACGGCGGACGGCGGCGCACGTTCGAGCTGGCCATCGACACCGCGGCCGCGTGCCGGCTGGAGCGGCTGTGCTCGGCCACCTACCCGATCGACGACTTCGAGGACGCCATCGCCCACGCCGCCGCGGCGGGCCGCCGCGGCGCGGTGAAGGTGGCCTTCGACCTACGGCAGAACGTGCGGAGGAAGTAA
- a CDS encoding DUF2088 domain-containing protein, translating into MPRPGFVLEVDRSTPPTLFWRGEQFSLERLPAGRSRVVYPAEPLAAIDDVDGAIRHALLNPIDQDPLPTLLHAGMKLTIAFDDVSLPLPKMRRPDIRQRVIEAVLDLAAEAGVDDVHIISALALHRRMTEAELRHAVGDRVYDAFAPRGLLYQHDAEDPDNLSFLGTTPHGEEVEINKRAAESDLLVYVNINLVAMDGGWKSTATGLASYRSLRHHHNPVTMLQSRSFMDQHRSELHKSNWRMGQVLVDSGVKVFQVETTLNTDTFPTPFAFLSKREWEWTARDRAMYLGTEKSLKRAPRRVARNIFHSIESPHQMTSVQAGEVEAVHKLTTEHVYAQQLVEVQGQTDILTMGIPYISPYNVHSILNPILVMCMGLGYFFNMYRGMPLVREGGVVIMTHPTYPDFNPVHHPSYIDFYDQVLTDTTDPHVMSEKWERRYAEDEWYRHLYRTSYAYHGVHPFYMWYWGSHGMQHCAKVIIVGGDPKAVRRLGFTPASTLDDALEIASDVVGRSPTITHLHSPPLLVADVR; encoded by the coding sequence ATGCCCCGTCCCGGATTCGTCCTCGAGGTCGACCGCTCGACCCCCCCGACCCTCTTCTGGAGAGGCGAGCAGTTCTCGCTGGAGCGCCTGCCTGCGGGCCGCAGCCGGGTGGTCTACCCCGCCGAGCCGCTGGCCGCGATCGACGACGTCGACGGTGCCATCCGCCACGCGCTGTTGAACCCGATCGACCAGGACCCGCTGCCGACGCTGCTGCACGCGGGGATGAAGCTGACGATCGCGTTCGATGACGTCAGCCTGCCGCTGCCGAAGATGCGCCGCCCCGACATCCGCCAGCGCGTGATCGAGGCGGTGCTCGATCTCGCCGCCGAGGCCGGCGTCGACGACGTGCACATCATCTCCGCGCTCGCGCTGCACCGGCGGATGACCGAGGCCGAGCTGCGTCACGCGGTCGGCGACAGGGTGTACGACGCGTTCGCGCCCCGCGGGCTGCTGTACCAGCACGACGCCGAGGATCCCGACAACCTGAGCTTCCTCGGCACCACCCCCCACGGCGAGGAGGTGGAGATTAACAAGCGGGCCGCCGAGAGCGACCTGCTGGTGTACGTGAACATCAACCTCGTCGCCATGGACGGTGGCTGGAAGAGCACCGCCACCGGTCTCGCGTCGTACCGCTCGCTGCGCCACCACCACAACCCGGTGACGATGCTGCAATCGCGCAGCTTCATGGACCAGCACCGCAGCGAGTTGCACAAGAGCAACTGGCGCATGGGCCAGGTGCTCGTCGACTCCGGGGTGAAGGTGTTCCAGGTGGAGACGACGCTCAACACCGACACCTTCCCGACGCCGTTCGCCTTCTTGTCCAAGCGGGAGTGGGAGTGGACCGCCCGTGACCGGGCGATGTACCTCGGCACCGAGAAGTCGCTGAAGCGGGCGCCGCGGCGAGTGGCCCGCAACATCTTCCACTCCATCGAGTCACCGCACCAGATGACGAGCGTGCAGGCCGGCGAGGTGGAGGCGGTGCACAAGCTCACCACCGAGCACGTCTACGCCCAGCAGCTGGTCGAGGTGCAGGGCCAGACCGACATCTTGACGATGGGCATCCCCTACATCAGCCCGTACAACGTGCACTCGATCCTCAACCCGATCCTCGTCATGTGCATGGGCCTCGGCTACTTCTTCAACATGTACCGGGGGATGCCCCTCGTGCGTGAGGGCGGGGTGGTGATCATGACCCACCCGACGTACCCGGACTTCAACCCCGTGCACCACCCGAGCTACATCGACTTCTACGACCAGGTGCTCACCGACACCACCGACCCCCACGTGATGAGCGAGAAGTGGGAGCGCCGCTACGCCGAGGACGAGTGGTACCGCCACCTGTACCGCACCAGCTACGCCTACCACGGGGTGCACCCGTTCTACATGTGGTACTGGGGCAGCCACGGGATGCAGCACTGCGCCAAGGTGATCATCGTCGGCGGCGACCCGAAGGCCGTCCGCCGGTTGGGGTTCACCCCCGCGAGCACGCTCGACGACGCGTTGGAGATCGCGAGCGACGTCGTCGGGCGCTCCCCCACCATCACCCACCTGCACTCGCCGCCGCTGCTCGTGGCCGACGTCCGCTGA